A single genomic interval of Paenibacillus sp. J23TS9 harbors:
- a CDS encoding family 43 glycosylhydrolase, which yields MNTNQEYNNPIVWQRADPWVYQHSDHYYYFTASVPEYDRIEIRRSRTLQGLGEAEPVVAWRKYDSGPLSANIWAPELHYISGKWYIYFAAARTTETKEGLFDHRMYVLENDSANPMEGQWVEKGQVRTKWESFALDATTFEHQDVLYYVWAQKDPEIGGNSNLYISAMRNPWTLTGEQVMISTPEYPWEAIGFKVNEGAAVLKRNGRIYISYSASATDHNYCMGLLYADESSDLLNPASWVKSPQPVFQTSEENGQYGPGHNSFTVSEDGKDVIVYHARNYKEITGDPLYDPNRHTRAQVFTWKKNGMPDFGVPVPDASVKEMK from the coding sequence ATGAATACAAACCAGGAATACAACAATCCTATCGTATGGCAGCGAGCCGACCCGTGGGTGTATCAACACAGCGATCATTATTACTATTTTACAGCTTCCGTGCCGGAGTATGACCGGATTGAGATTCGCAGATCCCGAACCCTGCAGGGATTGGGTGAAGCTGAGCCTGTAGTGGCATGGCGAAAATATGACAGCGGCCCGCTCAGCGCGAATATTTGGGCGCCGGAGCTTCATTATATAAGCGGCAAATGGTACATCTACTTTGCAGCTGCGCGGACAACGGAGACAAAAGAAGGCCTGTTCGATCATCGGATGTACGTGCTGGAGAATGACTCTGCCAATCCAATGGAAGGGCAATGGGTTGAAAAGGGACAGGTTCGTACAAAATGGGAATCGTTCGCACTGGACGCAACCACATTTGAACATCAGGACGTCCTGTACTACGTATGGGCGCAGAAGGATCCGGAAATCGGGGGGAATTCGAATCTGTATATCTCGGCCATGAGAAATCCGTGGACGTTAACGGGGGAGCAGGTGATGATCTCGACACCGGAATACCCATGGGAAGCCATTGGTTTTAAAGTCAATGAGGGAGCGGCGGTTCTGAAGCGGAATGGGCGCATTTATATCAGCTATTCAGCCAGTGCTACAGATCACAACTATTGCATGGGTCTGCTGTATGCGGATGAATCGTCGGACCTGCTGAATCCTGCCTCCTGGGTGAAATCACCTCAGCCCGTATTCCAAACATCGGAAGAAAATGGTCAATATGGACCAGGACATAACAGCTTTACGGTTTCGGAGGATGGAAAAGATGTGATCGTGTATCATGCCCGCAATTATAAAGAAATTACAGGTGATCCGCTGTATGATCCAAACCGTCATACCAGAGCTCAGGTGTTTACCTGGAAAAAGAACGGGATGCCAGACTTCGGTGTTCCGGTTCCGGATGCATCGGTTAAGGAAATGAAGTAA
- a CDS encoding DUF6171 family protein, which translates to MMEQRQNHCKGCMESVQISSEKLERLVEIATRGRESVPDEEYARRMEQCQQCPGLQYGTTCRYCGCLIAVRARLQDSVCPFPLVPKWDSSAAI; encoded by the coding sequence ATGATGGAGCAGCGTCAGAATCATTGTAAAGGATGCATGGAGAGTGTCCAGATCTCATCTGAAAAACTGGAACGGCTTGTGGAAATTGCGACCCGTGGCAGAGAAAGCGTGCCAGACGAAGAATACGCACGGCGTATGGAGCAATGTCAACAATGCCCTGGACTTCAGTATGGAACCACCTGCCGCTATTGTGGCTGCCTGATCGCCGTAAGGGCCCGCTTGCAGGATTCTGTCTGCCCGTTTCCGCTTGTTCCGAAATGGGATTCGTCGGCAGCCATATGA
- a CDS encoding alpha-N-arabinofuranosidase: protein MIKMHINTQQTHGTISRYLYGQFAEHLGRCIYEGIWVGEDSPIPNTEGYRNDVLKALQNLNIPVLRWPGGCFADEYHWMDGIGPKSKRARMINNHWGGVEENNHFGTHEFLRLCELLQTEPYISGNVGSGTVREMQQWVEYMTLDGESPMAGLRKENGREEPWKLPFFGVGNENWGCGGNMRPEYYADLYRHYSTYVRNYGGNRIYKIACGPNTADYHWTEVLMREAAGLMDGLSLHYYTLPTGDWSGSKGSATEYGVDAWFSTMKNTLYMEELIVKHSKIMDKYDPEGRVGLIIDEWGGWYDVEPGTNPGFLYQQNTLRDALIAGINLNIFHNYSQRVKMANIAQVVNVLQAMVLTEGDQMLLTPTYHVFHMYKVHQDAELLNVSFDSPMYKHGAEMIPQINMSASVDANGAIHLSVCNLHHAESASIRCLLEGAEGKQVTGTILAHSSLNAHNTFQQPNEVVPVTFTGAKLEEGELIVELPPASVVVLELK from the coding sequence ATGATTAAAATGCATATTAACACACAGCAGACCCATGGAACGATCAGCCGTTATTTGTACGGACAATTTGCCGAGCATCTTGGCCGATGCATCTATGAAGGCATATGGGTGGGAGAAGATTCGCCTATCCCGAATACGGAGGGTTACCGTAATGATGTTCTGAAGGCACTTCAGAATCTGAATATCCCGGTTCTGCGCTGGCCGGGCGGCTGTTTTGCGGATGAATATCACTGGATGGACGGCATCGGCCCCAAATCAAAACGGGCACGGATGATTAACAATCACTGGGGGGGCGTAGAGGAAAATAACCACTTCGGTACGCATGAATTTTTGCGCTTATGCGAGCTGCTGCAAACCGAGCCCTACATCAGCGGGAACGTGGGAAGCGGTACGGTACGTGAGATGCAGCAGTGGGTGGAATATATGACTCTTGACGGAGAATCGCCGATGGCCGGCCTGCGTAAGGAAAATGGGCGTGAGGAGCCGTGGAAGCTGCCCTTTTTCGGTGTGGGGAACGAAAACTGGGGCTGCGGCGGGAATATGAGGCCGGAATACTATGCTGATCTGTACCGCCATTATTCTACCTATGTCCGAAATTACGGCGGTAACCGGATATATAAAATCGCTTGCGGACCCAATACAGCCGACTATCACTGGACAGAGGTCCTGATGCGCGAAGCCGCAGGACTGATGGACGGTCTCAGCCTGCACTACTATACACTGCCTACGGGCGATTGGTCCGGAAGCAAAGGCTCTGCGACGGAATACGGCGTGGATGCGTGGTTCTCTACGATGAAGAACACGTTGTATATGGAAGAACTCATCGTCAAGCATTCCAAAATCATGGATAAATACGATCCTGAGGGCAGAGTCGGGCTCATCATCGATGAATGGGGCGGCTGGTATGATGTCGAGCCGGGTACGAATCCGGGATTCCTGTATCAGCAAAATACGCTTCGCGATGCATTGATCGCCGGTATCAATCTCAACATTTTTCATAATTACAGTCAACGCGTGAAAATGGCAAACATCGCCCAAGTGGTCAATGTGCTGCAAGCCATGGTGCTGACAGAGGGGGATCAGATGCTGCTCACCCCGACGTACCATGTATTTCATATGTATAAAGTACATCAGGATGCCGAACTGCTGAACGTATCGTTTGATAGTCCAATGTATAAGCATGGAGCAGAGATGATTCCGCAGATTAACATGTCTGCTTCGGTGGATGCAAATGGCGCCATTCACTTGTCAGTCTGTAACCTTCATCATGCGGAAAGTGCTTCAATCCGCTGCCTCCTGGAAGGAGCGGAAGGCAAGCAGGTGACAGGTACCATCCTTGCGCATTCTTCACTGAATGCCCATAACACATTCCAACAGCCTAACGAGGTTGTACCCGTGACATTTACTGGAGCCAAGCTGGAAGAAGGCGAGCTGATCGTTGAACTTCCGCCTGCCTCGGTAGTTGTTCTGGAACTGAAATAA
- a CDS encoding carbohydrate ABC transporter permease produces the protein MKKDMVMKTVLFIFFAVLGLLILIPFYAVTIASFKPGGDLIRYGLNLRFDLSVMSLDNFAYLFTGDHAYFTWFFNSLFLTVAQVALTLIVSATVAYGFSAYEFKGKNILFICVLLIMMVPFEILLLPLYTLIFNIGLMNSYSAIILPGVASAATIFFFRQYLSGIPKEIISAGRVDGASEYGIYIRLILPIMKPSFAAMAILNGMNSWNNFLWPFMVLSDDRKYTLPIGLKTLLTPYGNNYDLLIVGSFFSIIPIFILFVAFQKYFIDGMTAGAVKG, from the coding sequence ATGAAAAAGGATATGGTGATGAAAACAGTCCTCTTTATCTTTTTTGCAGTTCTGGGTCTGCTTATTCTCATTCCATTCTATGCGGTAACGATTGCTTCGTTTAAGCCGGGCGGGGATCTCATTCGCTATGGTCTTAACCTGCGGTTTGATCTGTCCGTGATGAGCCTGGACAACTTCGCTTATTTGTTTACGGGAGATCATGCCTATTTTACATGGTTCTTTAATTCCTTATTTTTGACGGTTGCTCAGGTCGCTCTGACGTTAATCGTAAGCGCGACGGTTGCCTATGGCTTTTCGGCATATGAATTTAAGGGGAAAAACATTCTTTTTATATGTGTGCTTCTCATTATGATGGTTCCATTTGAGATTTTGCTGCTTCCGCTCTATACGCTGATTTTCAACATTGGACTGATGAACTCTTACTCTGCGATTATTTTGCCCGGGGTCGCGAGTGCGGCTACGATTTTCTTCTTTAGACAATATCTCAGTGGCATTCCCAAGGAAATTATTTCGGCAGGCCGTGTGGATGGCGCTTCCGAATACGGAATATACATTCGTCTGATTTTGCCGATCATGAAGCCGTCGTTTGCAGCCATGGCGATTTTGAACGGAATGAACAGCTGGAATAATTTCCTTTGGCCGTTCATGGTTCTCAGCGATGATAGAAAGTACACGCTGCCCATTGGTCTGAAGACGCTGCTTACTCCTTACGGCAACAACTATGATCTGCTTATCGTAGGCTCCTTCTTTTCGATTATCCCTATCTTTATCCTGTTCGTCGCCTTCCAGAAGTACTTTATCGATGGCATGACGGCAGGTGCGGTTAAAGGCTAG
- a CDS encoding carbohydrate ABC transporter permease, whose product MIKRFLYSQKVAPYVFVLPFILVFLIFWVYPLGSSLSMSFQKVTLGQDAQWVGLDNYTKLMGDKTFFKAVANSAVYMLLTLVILIPFPMLFAVLINSKLMWAREFFKSSFFFPALTSVVVAGTIFRLMFGEMEGSMINSILGLFGIEPMKFLKGQVTGYIALVALATWRWTGVNMLYFLSGLKNIPDDYYEAASIDGASRFQKFTKITMPLLKPTSIYVLTISIYAGLAMFIESMMLWNGNNSPKNIGLTIVGYLYRQGIEKNNLGYAAAVGIVLLAITMIINLTQLAFSGMFKKED is encoded by the coding sequence ATGATAAAAAGATTTCTGTATTCGCAAAAAGTTGCTCCTTATGTGTTCGTGCTGCCATTCATTTTGGTTTTTCTTATTTTCTGGGTATATCCGCTGGGGAGTTCTCTGAGCATGAGCTTTCAAAAGGTGACGCTTGGACAGGATGCGCAGTGGGTGGGCTTGGATAACTATACCAAGCTCATGGGTGACAAGACCTTTTTCAAAGCAGTCGCCAACAGCGCGGTATACATGCTGCTGACACTTGTCATTTTGATTCCGTTTCCGATGCTGTTTGCCGTGCTGATCAACAGCAAGCTGATGTGGGCAAGGGAATTTTTTAAATCCTCCTTCTTCTTCCCGGCGCTTACTTCGGTTGTTGTTGCGGGTACGATTTTCCGGCTGATGTTTGGTGAGATGGAAGGGTCGATGATCAACAGCATTCTGGGCCTCTTCGGCATCGAACCCATGAAGTTTTTGAAGGGACAGGTAACAGGATATATTGCTTTGGTGGCGCTCGCCACATGGAGATGGACCGGGGTGAATATGCTGTATTTCCTTTCGGGGCTCAAGAATATTCCGGATGATTATTACGAAGCTGCTTCGATTGACGGTGCATCCAGATTCCAGAAGTTCACGAAAATCACGATGCCGCTGCTTAAACCAACTTCGATTTACGTCCTTACGATAAGTATCTACGCCGGTCTTGCGATGTTCATCGAGAGCATGATGCTGTGGAACGGAAATAACTCGCCCAAAAATATCGGTCTTACCATCGTGGGGTATTTGTACCGTCAAGGGATCGAGAAGAACAATCTGGGCTATGCGGCGGCAGTCGGTATTGTACTGCTTGCCATCACGATGATTATTAACCTGACTCAACTGGCATTCTCCGGAATGTTTAAGAAGGAGGATTAA
- a CDS encoding ABC transporter substrate-binding protein gives MKKKWLVTLLVLTMTSLLWGCGAKSSSSSKGETSVLNAGAGESATELSYWTFVELHGQHFEKMLEKWNKANPDRQIKLNVTVMPYDDMHNKLSIAVQTGVGAPDIADIELGKYPDFMKGTPQLEPLDDVVKPYKDTVVQSQLDLYSKDGTVYGLSTHVGASVAFYNTEILKEAGVDYKTIVTWDDFKKAGMQVYEKTGKYMGTADTSATWQESMMLAQQGADFTDEAGNPKVNSEQMVKGLSILKDLKDNNVIATIAGGQPDTEEAYGEFNSGNYATAFMPLWEMSRYTNYMADLSGKIAIAPIPVIEKGMPRSYGGGGTATVVTKTAKDVQLAKEFIAYAKLSLDANIEIWNTLGFDPINMDVWDMKDVTHNPENKFVKYFVNNPFDVLNDIKSEIKLIKSTPASPTINNVLCTVTLNEIFEDGKDIKKALDDAQAQIEQELK, from the coding sequence ATGAAGAAAAAATGGTTGGTTACACTGCTGGTGCTTACGATGACATCGCTTTTGTGGGGATGCGGCGCCAAGTCGTCCTCGTCTTCCAAAGGGGAAACCTCAGTGCTGAACGCCGGTGCAGGGGAAAGCGCAACGGAATTATCTTATTGGACATTTGTAGAACTGCATGGACAGCATTTTGAGAAAATGCTTGAAAAATGGAACAAAGCAAATCCGGACCGCCAGATCAAGCTGAATGTAACCGTGATGCCATACGATGACATGCACAACAAGCTGTCGATTGCTGTTCAAACCGGTGTGGGCGCGCCGGATATTGCGGACATCGAGCTTGGCAAATACCCGGACTTCATGAAGGGCACCCCGCAGCTTGAGCCTCTGGATGACGTGGTGAAACCGTACAAAGACACCGTTGTCCAATCACAGCTGGATCTGTACAGCAAAGATGGGACCGTTTACGGGTTGTCCACGCATGTCGGAGCTTCCGTTGCTTTTTACAACACGGAAATCTTGAAAGAAGCAGGCGTTGATTATAAAACAATCGTCACCTGGGATGATTTCAAGAAAGCGGGCATGCAGGTCTACGAGAAAACCGGCAAATACATGGGAACTGCCGACACCAGCGCCACCTGGCAGGAATCCATGATGCTTGCCCAGCAGGGAGCTGATTTTACCGATGAGGCTGGTAATCCGAAAGTAAATTCCGAGCAAATGGTCAAGGGGCTTTCCATCCTGAAGGATCTGAAGGACAACAACGTGATTGCAACCATAGCAGGCGGCCAGCCGGATACTGAAGAGGCTTACGGCGAATTCAATTCAGGAAATTATGCCACCGCATTCATGCCGCTATGGGAGATGTCCCGTTACACCAACTATATGGCTGACCTTTCCGGCAAAATTGCCATTGCACCGATTCCTGTCATCGAGAAGGGCATGCCGCGCTCCTACGGCGGTGGTGGTACGGCAACGGTTGTAACCAAAACAGCCAAAGACGTTCAACTGGCAAAAGAATTCATTGCCTATGCCAAGCTCTCCCTTGATGCCAACATTGAAATTTGGAATACGCTAGGATTTGATCCGATCAATATGGACGTATGGGATATGAAGGATGTGACCCATAATCCGGAAAACAAGTTCGTTAAGTATTTCGTCAACAACCCGTTTGACGTACTGAATGACATTAAAAGTGAAATTAAGCTGATCAAATCCACTCCTGCCAGTCCAACCATCAATAACGTACTCTGCACAGTGACCCTAAACGAGATCTTTGAGGACGGAAAAGACATCAAGAAAGCATTGGATGATGCCCAGGCCCAAATCGAACAAGAATTGAAATAA
- a CDS encoding alpha-N-arabinofuranosidase, with translation MSSTAQKARVIVDKAFRIAEVDNRIYGSFIEHLGRAVYSGIYEPSHPTADSLGFRGDVKQLVRELGVPIIRYPGGNFVSGYNWEDGVGPADLRPRRLELAWRTTEPNDVGTNEFMSWAKEVGSEVMMAVNLGTRGVDAARNLLEYCNHPSGSYYSDLRRSHGYEQPHRVKTWCLGNEMDGPWQIGQKTPVEYGRLAYETAKAMRLVDPNIELVSCGSSSTGMPTFPEWEAVTLDHTYEVADYISLHQYYGNRDGDSANFLARTMDMEHFIRTVTATCDYIKAKKRSKKTMYLSFDEWNVWYHSNEADTQIEPWSVGPPQLEDIYNFEDALLVGGMLITMIRHADRVKMACLAQLVNVIAPIMTEAGGRAWKQTIFYPYLHASLFGRGTSLQPIIDSPKYDAQDYTDVPYLDSAVVHNEAEEELTIFALNRNLTDPLDLECDVRSFAGYQLVEHIVLAHEDLKAVNTAAEEKVKPHSGGGAECRDGLLHARLSKASWNVIRLKKTYDDK, from the coding sequence ATGTCATCCACAGCACAGAAGGCAAGAGTTATCGTAGATAAGGCCTTTAGAATCGCAGAAGTTGATAATCGAATCTACGGATCTTTTATAGAGCATTTGGGACGGGCGGTATATAGCGGAATTTATGAGCCTTCGCATCCAACGGCAGACAGCCTTGGTTTTCGCGGAGATGTGAAGCAGCTAGTCCGGGAGCTGGGGGTTCCGATTATCCGATATCCTGGAGGCAATTTCGTGTCGGGATATAACTGGGAAGATGGGGTTGGACCAGCGGATCTTCGGCCGAGACGTCTTGAATTGGCCTGGAGAACGACGGAACCGAACGATGTAGGAACGAATGAATTCATGAGCTGGGCGAAGGAAGTCGGCTCAGAGGTAATGATGGCGGTCAATCTGGGAACCCGGGGTGTGGATGCTGCCCGCAACCTGCTTGAATATTGCAATCATCCTTCCGGAAGCTACTACAGTGATCTGCGCCGCAGTCATGGATACGAACAGCCTCATCGGGTGAAAACCTGGTGTCTCGGCAATGAAATGGACGGTCCTTGGCAGATTGGACAGAAGACACCCGTAGAATACGGGAGACTGGCATATGAGACCGCAAAGGCTATGCGTCTTGTTGATCCGAATATCGAACTTGTCTCTTGTGGAAGCTCGAGTACCGGAATGCCAACCTTTCCTGAATGGGAGGCTGTCACGCTCGATCACACCTACGAGGTTGCCGATTACATATCCTTACACCAGTACTATGGCAATAGAGATGGAGATTCAGCAAACTTCCTGGCAAGAACGATGGATATGGAGCATTTTATCCGGACGGTTACGGCCACATGTGATTATATCAAAGCGAAAAAACGCAGCAAAAAAACGATGTATCTCAGCTTCGATGAATGGAATGTCTGGTATCACTCGAACGAAGCGGATACCCAAATCGAGCCTTGGAGCGTAGGTCCTCCGCAGCTGGAAGATATCTATAATTTTGAAGATGCTCTGCTTGTCGGCGGTATGTTAATTACGATGATCCGCCACGCAGACCGGGTCAAAATGGCCTGTCTGGCGCAGCTGGTCAACGTCATCGCACCCATCATGACGGAAGCTGGCGGCCGGGCCTGGAAGCAGACGATATTTTATCCATACCTTCATGCTTCGCTGTTTGGACGCGGCACATCGCTACAGCCAATCATCGACTCACCGAAATACGACGCACAGGATTATACGGATGTTCCTTATTTGGATAGTGCTGTTGTTCATAACGAAGCCGAGGAAGAACTGACTATCTTTGCCCTGAACCGCAATCTGACTGATCCGCTGGATTTGGAATGCGATGTCCGCAGCTTCGCCGGCTACCAGCTGGTTGAACATATCGTTCTGGCGCACGAGGATTTGAAAGCGGTCAATACCGCAGCTGAAGAAAAAGTCAAACCTCATTCCGGAGGAGGGGCAGAATGCAGGGATGGTTTACTCCACGCCCGCTTATCCAAAGCTTCCTGGAATGTTATACGTTTGAAAAAGACTTATGACGACAAATAA
- a CDS encoding transcriptional regulator translates to MIYIKDLMSGIDIFKALSSEIRIRILELLAQNQALNLNDLAGKLNLSNGAITMHVKKLEESGLIEINTSVGKHGIQKICYLNKDKLMVDLRSKDVKNLYEVEIQVGHYSNYQATPTCGLATKDSIVGDFDDPRYFADPQRIDAEIIWLTEGFLEYRIPNYLKPNQTFREIQFSMELGSEAPGFCDNYPSDIYFYINGIEIGLWTSPGDFGDARGTFNPDWWPPHLNQYGMLKLIRINHEGSFIDGCRISDVTLDQINLDYKSELTFRIAVTEQPENKRGLTIFGKNFGNYGQDLLARVLYDVKEG, encoded by the coding sequence ATGATCTACATCAAGGATTTAATGAGCGGCATTGATATTTTTAAAGCATTGAGCTCTGAAATCAGAATCCGTATCCTCGAATTGCTTGCCCAAAATCAGGCTCTCAACCTGAATGACCTAGCGGGCAAGCTTAATTTGAGCAATGGAGCCATTACGATGCATGTCAAAAAACTTGAGGAAAGCGGGCTCATTGAAATCAACACCAGTGTTGGCAAACATGGTATTCAGAAGATATGCTACCTTAATAAAGATAAGCTGATGGTGGACCTGCGCAGCAAAGATGTGAAGAATTTATATGAAGTAGAGATCCAGGTCGGACATTATAGCAACTATCAAGCAACGCCTACCTGCGGCCTGGCGACCAAAGACAGCATTGTAGGAGATTTTGATGATCCCCGCTATTTTGCCGATCCGCAGCGGATCGATGCAGAAATCATATGGTTGACGGAAGGGTTTCTGGAATACCGGATCCCCAACTATCTGAAGCCTAACCAGACATTCCGGGAGATTCAGTTCTCGATGGAACTGGGCTCTGAGGCTCCCGGATTCTGCGACAATTACCCGTCGGATATTTACTTTTATATCAACGGGATTGAGATCGGCTTATGGACCAGTCCCGGAGACTTCGGGGATGCACGCGGCACCTTCAATCCGGACTGGTGGCCGCCTCATCTTAACCAGTACGGTATGCTGAAGCTGATCCGGATCAATCATGAAGGCAGCTTTATCGATGGCTGCCGGATTTCGGATGTAACCCTGGACCAGATCAATCTTGACTATAAAAGCGAATTGACCTTCCGCATCGCCGTTACGGAGCAGCCCGAGAATAAAAGAGGCTTGACCATCTTTGGCAAAAACTTTGGCAATTACGGCCAGGATTTGTTGGCGCGTGTGCTTTATGACGTGAAGGAAGGTTAA
- a CDS encoding sn-glycerol-1-phosphate dehydrogenase: protein MNKGMETQGLDQMVLEKGAINKAAAYLAGKGYQQVIITADANTYEAAGKQLEQELRKTIQRASLCIIDPGAAGDVVADEQSLLQLLIEVDPEKTDAVIAVGSGTIHDIVRFACYKTGKPFISIPTAPSVDGFTSKGAPLIIRGVKKTFPASAPVAIFADLDILVKAPQKLVAAGFGDMLGKYTSLFDWKFSHLTADEPYHEPSAVMTEKALRSCVEHVDDIGNRTEEGIRILMTALIESGIAMLIFGQSHPASGAEHHVSHYWEMEYLRRGSRALLHGAKVGVACAEISRLYHDAVDHGVYPGQEPEALRQHGAVIREWLEELPTEGEIRSLLQRAGGPVSKAELGIDDALLEQSLREAHHVRERRTLLRALNEA from the coding sequence ATGAACAAGGGCATGGAGACACAGGGCCTGGATCAAATGGTACTGGAAAAGGGCGCCATTAATAAAGCGGCTGCGTATCTGGCGGGAAAAGGGTATCAGCAAGTGATCATTACGGCTGATGCAAACACATACGAGGCTGCGGGCAAGCAGCTGGAACAGGAACTGCGGAAGACAATCCAAAGGGCCAGCTTGTGTATTATTGATCCGGGAGCTGCGGGAGATGTCGTTGCAGACGAACAATCGCTCCTGCAGCTGCTGATCGAGGTTGATCCTGAAAAGACAGACGCCGTTATTGCTGTAGGTTCAGGCACCATTCATGATATCGTCCGCTTTGCATGCTATAAAACGGGCAAGCCATTTATTTCGATACCTACAGCCCCGTCGGTAGATGGTTTTACGTCAAAAGGAGCACCGCTGATTATTCGCGGCGTCAAGAAGACATTTCCGGCATCGGCACCTGTGGCAATTTTCGCAGATCTGGATATCTTGGTGAAAGCTCCCCAGAAGCTGGTCGCTGCGGGATTCGGGGATATGCTCGGCAAATATACCTCGCTATTTGATTGGAAGTTCTCTCATCTTACAGCGGATGAGCCTTATCATGAACCGTCGGCAGTGATGACGGAAAAAGCGCTGCGCTCATGTGTGGAGCATGTGGATGATATCGGGAACCGGACAGAGGAAGGGATACGTATTCTCATGACAGCTCTCATCGAATCCGGAATTGCCATGCTGATCTTTGGGCAGTCCCATCCGGCATCCGGTGCAGAGCATCATGTATCCCATTATTGGGAAATGGAATATTTGCGCAGAGGCAGCCGGGCGCTGCTGCATGGTGCCAAGGTAGGCGTCGCCTGCGCTGAAATTTCACGCCTCTACCATGATGCGGTTGACCATGGGGTCTATCCGGGGCAAGAACCAGAAGCCCTGCGCCAGCATGGGGCAGTCATACGGGAATGGCTGGAAGAGTTACCTACGGAGGGAGAGATCCGCTCGCTGCTCCAGCGTGCGGGTGGTCCTGTAAGCAAGGCAGAGCTCGGGATTGACGATGCGTTGTTAGAACAAAGTCTGCGGGAAGCACATCATGTGCGCGAACGCCGTACGCTGCTGCGCGCATTAAATGAAGCTTAG